A stretch of Pseudomonas sp. LRP2-20 DNA encodes these proteins:
- a CDS encoding gluconokinase: MNSPLSAIVVMGVAGCGKSCVGEAIAKRSGGRLIEGDAFHPAENIRKMSAGIPLDDDDRAGWLVRLGQELQATVKAGERPILTCSALKRRYRDTLRAAMPELVFVFLELTPAEAEKRVLARPGHFMPASLIDSQFAALEPPHGEPLTLPLDATQPIAVLAERVDAWLKPCGDRKLARTA; this comes from the coding sequence ATGAATTCTCCCCTGTCCGCCATCGTGGTGATGGGCGTGGCCGGTTGCGGCAAAAGCTGCGTCGGTGAGGCCATTGCCAAGCGAAGCGGTGGTCGCCTCATTGAAGGCGACGCATTCCACCCTGCCGAAAACATCCGCAAGATGAGCGCTGGCATCCCTCTGGACGACGACGACCGTGCCGGTTGGCTGGTGCGCCTGGGCCAAGAGCTGCAAGCGACGGTGAAGGCTGGCGAACGGCCAATTCTCACCTGCTCCGCGCTCAAGCGTCGTTACCGCGACACGCTGCGCGCGGCAATGCCAGAGCTGGTGTTCGTGTTCCTCGAACTGACTCCTGCCGAGGCGGAAAAACGCGTACTCGCCCGCCCCGGCCACTTCATGCCGGCCAGCCTGATCGACAGCCAGTTCGCTGCCCTCGAGCCGCCCCACGGCGAGCCGCTGACCCTGCCGCTGGACGCCACTCAACCGATTGCGGTACTCGCTGAAAGGGTCGATGCCTGGCTAAAGCCCTGCGGTGACCGGAAGCTGGCGCGGACTGCCTGA
- a CDS encoding LacI family DNA-binding transcriptional regulator, which translates to MSRSGSRTTGRPTLAEVARLSGVSPITASRALRGVSTVAPELVEKVMTAAASLGYVANPAARALASARSQSVVVLIPSLSNQLFIDTLEAIHEVMRPRGLEVLIGNYHYDIDEEENLIRNYLAYQPCGMLLTGFDRSDASRQMLAASGVPCVHMMELGGQAGALSVGFSQQQAGRAAATHLIARGRRRLAFIAAQLDPRVMQRAEGFRQALAEAGMQATELEILAPQPSSIALGSELFSQLLAQAPDVDGIFFCNDDLAQGAVLQALRQGIEVPRQVAMVGFNDLPASAHMVPRLTSIRTPRAAVGRGAAQALLALLDGKRVATEQQDLGFELMVRESS; encoded by the coding sequence ATGTCTCGCTCAGGCTCTCGCACCACAGGTCGTCCCACGCTGGCTGAAGTCGCCAGGCTCTCCGGGGTTTCCCCAATTACCGCTTCGCGCGCGTTGCGCGGCGTGAGTACGGTCGCCCCGGAACTGGTAGAAAAGGTCATGACAGCTGCCGCATCCCTGGGCTACGTCGCCAACCCTGCGGCCCGGGCGTTGGCCTCGGCGCGCAGCCAGTCGGTGGTGGTGTTGATCCCGTCGTTGTCCAACCAGCTGTTCATCGACACCCTCGAGGCCATCCACGAGGTCATGCGCCCCCGTGGGCTCGAAGTGCTGATTGGCAACTATCACTACGACATCGACGAAGAAGAAAACCTGATCCGCAATTACCTGGCCTATCAGCCCTGCGGCATGCTGCTGACCGGTTTCGATCGCAGCGACGCGTCGCGGCAGATGCTGGCAGCCAGCGGCGTGCCTTGCGTGCACATGATGGAGCTGGGCGGTCAGGCGGGCGCCTTGTCGGTGGGCTTTTCCCAGCAGCAGGCCGGGCGGGCCGCCGCAACGCACCTGATTGCGCGTGGCCGGCGGCGCCTGGCGTTCATTGCCGCGCAGCTCGACCCACGGGTGATGCAGCGTGCCGAAGGCTTCCGCCAGGCCCTTGCCGAAGCCGGCATGCAGGCCACCGAGCTGGAGATCCTGGCGCCGCAACCGTCGTCCATTGCCTTGGGCAGCGAACTGTTCAGCCAACTGTTGGCCCAGGCGCCCGATGTGGATGGCATTTTCTTCTGCAACGACGACCTGGCCCAGGGCGCGGTGTTGCAGGCGTTGCGCCAAGGCATCGAGGTGCCGCGCCAGGTGGCCATGGTCGGCTTCAACGACTTGCCGGCTTCGGCGCACATGGTGCCGCGCCTGACCTCCATCCGCACCCCACGGGCTGCCGTTGGTCGGGGGGCGGCCCAGGCGCTGCTGGCATTGCTCGATGGCAAGCGGGTAGCGACCGAACAGCAGGACCTGGGCTTTGAACTGATGGTGCGCGAGAGCTCGTAA
- the cobM gene encoding precorrin-4 C(11)-methyltransferase, producing the protein MTVYFIGAGPGDPELITVKGQRLIRQCPVIIYAGSLVPAAVLEGHQAETVINSAELHLEQIIDAIRAAHAKGLDVARVHSGDPSLYGAIGEQIRHLRELGIDYQIIPGVTATAASAALLGCELTLPQVAQTVILTRYGDSSPMPPGEQLGDLARHGSTLAIHLGVKHLPRIIAELLPHYGPDCPVAVVHRATWPDQDWVRGTLADIVEQVASKGFRRTALILVGHVLGDAPFTESALYRAGHAHLYRPGD; encoded by the coding sequence ATGACGGTCTACTTCATCGGCGCCGGCCCCGGCGACCCGGAATTGATCACGGTCAAGGGTCAGCGCCTGATCCGCCAGTGCCCGGTGATCATCTACGCAGGCTCCCTGGTACCCGCAGCGGTGCTCGAAGGCCATCAGGCCGAGACTGTCATCAACAGCGCCGAACTGCACCTGGAGCAGATCATCGACGCCATCCGCGCCGCACATGCCAAGGGCCTGGACGTGGCCCGGGTGCACAGTGGCGACCCCAGCCTGTACGGTGCCATCGGCGAGCAGATCCGCCACCTGCGCGAACTGGGCATCGATTACCAGATCATCCCAGGGGTCACGGCTACCGCCGCCAGCGCGGCGCTGCTCGGCTGTGAACTGACCCTGCCGCAAGTCGCACAGACGGTCATTCTCACCCGCTACGGCGACAGCTCACCCATGCCCCCAGGCGAACAGCTCGGCGACCTGGCCCGGCACGGCAGCACCCTGGCCATTCACCTTGGGGTCAAGCACCTGCCACGCATCATCGCAGAATTGCTGCCCCACTATGGCCCCGACTGCCCGGTCGCGGTGGTTCATCGCGCCACCTGGCCAGACCAGGACTGGGTACGCGGCACGCTGGCCGATATCGTCGAGCAGGTTGCCAGCAAAGGCTTCCGGCGCACCGCCCTGATCCTGGTTGGCCATGTGCTCGGCGATGCGCCGTTCACCGAGTCGGCGTTGTACCGCGCCGGCCACGCCCACCTGTACCGCCCTGGTGACTAG
- a CDS encoding CbtA family protein has product MIKRIARTAGFSGLLAALLLTLLQSFWVAPLILQAETYESAAPAAEHHSHGEEAGAGHSHSEEAWAPEDGWQRILSTTGGNLVVAVGFALILAALYSLREPGRTSTGALWGLAGFAVFCLAPTLGLPPELPGTAAADLGQRQSWWIGTAAATALGLALLVFARHGLLKVLGAVLLVVPHVIGAPQPEVHESLAPQALETQFKIASWLTNAAFWVALGLLSAWLYRRPSHA; this is encoded by the coding sequence ATGATCAAGCGCATTGCCCGCACTGCCGGGTTCAGCGGCCTGCTCGCCGCCCTGCTGCTGACCCTGTTGCAAAGCTTCTGGGTCGCACCGCTGATCCTCCAGGCGGAAACCTATGAATCGGCCGCCCCCGCTGCCGAGCACCACAGCCACGGCGAAGAGGCCGGCGCTGGCCACAGCCACAGCGAAGAAGCCTGGGCGCCAGAAGATGGCTGGCAGCGCATCCTGTCGACCACCGGCGGCAACCTGGTGGTCGCCGTCGGTTTCGCCCTGATCCTCGCCGCCTTGTACAGCCTGCGTGAACCAGGCCGTACCAGCACCGGCGCACTGTGGGGGCTGGCCGGCTTCGCCGTGTTCTGCCTGGCCCCGACCCTGGGCTTGCCACCAGAGCTGCCCGGCACCGCCGCCGCCGACCTCGGTCAGCGCCAGAGCTGGTGGATCGGCACCGCCGCCGCGACTGCACTGGGCCTGGCGCTACTGGTGTTCGCCCGCCACGGCTTGCTCAAGGTACTGGGCGCGGTGTTGCTGGTGGTACCCCACGTGATCGGCGCACCGCAGCCGGAGGTCCACGAAAGCCTGGCCCCGCAAGCCCTGGAGACCCAGTTCAAGATCGCTTCCTGGCTGACCAACGCGGCGTTCTGGGTGGCCCTGGGCCTGCTCAGCGCCTGGCTGTATCGCCGCCCCAGCCACGCCTGA
- a CDS encoding CbtB-domain containing protein, which yields MPVTSAKHSIATPVTLSQRMVIAVGASLLGLCLVYFAGFSHIEAVHNAAHDTRHSAAFPCH from the coding sequence ATGCCCGTCACCAGCGCCAAACACAGCATCGCCACTCCCGTCACCCTCAGCCAGCGCATGGTCATCGCCGTCGGCGCCAGCCTGCTAGGCCTGTGCCTGGTCTACTTTGCCGGCTTCTCGCACATCGAAGCCGTGCACAATGCCGCGCACGACACCCGCCACAGCGCCGCCTTCCCTTGCCACTGA
- a CDS encoding helix-turn-helix transcriptional regulator, which translates to MSKDRLKSPDWYAQMARVVDAQGSPGFVEALFAALKLIAPCQAITVFLYPRKGLPSALFEKDEEGPWLPEGNIQKYLEGYYLLCPFYRACMDGIAPGCYRLSDVAPDHFKRSEYYLAFYQHAHLEDELNFIVPLDEHLTIAVALASTRRLDRQQVNDLKCVAPWVVATVRRQWSHLDVDALGGRFESALGRQINAALNNFGSSLLTERECRIAQYLLRGHSTRSLAERLGISEDTVKTHRKNLYTKLDIAKQSELFSLFIDSLAQAQEGLSKDPLESYLRRR; encoded by the coding sequence ATGAGCAAAGACCGGCTGAAATCGCCCGACTGGTACGCGCAGATGGCCCGTGTCGTAGACGCCCAGGGCTCGCCGGGCTTCGTCGAGGCGCTGTTCGCCGCGCTCAAGCTGATTGCACCATGCCAGGCCATCACCGTGTTTCTCTACCCGCGCAAAGGCCTGCCCTCGGCGCTGTTCGAAAAGGACGAAGAAGGGCCCTGGCTGCCGGAAGGCAATATCCAGAAGTACCTCGAAGGCTACTACCTGCTGTGCCCGTTCTACCGTGCCTGCATGGACGGCATCGCCCCCGGTTGTTACCGCCTCAGCGACGTCGCCCCCGACCACTTCAAGCGTAGCGAGTACTACCTGGCGTTCTACCAGCACGCCCACCTGGAAGACGAACTCAACTTCATCGTGCCACTCGACGAGCACCTGACCATCGCCGTGGCCCTGGCCAGCACCCGCCGCCTCGACCGGCAACAGGTCAATGACCTCAAGTGCGTGGCCCCGTGGGTCGTGGCCACGGTGCGGCGGCAGTGGAGCCACCTTGATGTCGACGCCCTCGGCGGGCGATTCGAAAGCGCCTTGGGCCGGCAGATCAACGCCGCGCTGAACAACTTCGGCTCTTCCTTGCTCACCGAGCGCGAGTGCCGCATCGCCCAGTACCTGCTGCGTGGCCACTCGACCCGTTCCCTGGCCGAGCGCCTGGGCATCAGCGAGGACACGGTCAAGACCCACCGCAAGAACCTCTACACCAAGCTCGATATCGCCAAGCAGTCCGAACTGTTTTCACTGTTCATCGACTCGCTGGCCCAGGCCCAGGAAGGCCTGAGCAAGGACCCGCTGGAAAGCTACCTGCGAAGGCGCTGA
- a CDS encoding transporter substrate-binding domain-containing protein, with protein sequence MKRVLASLPLIVSLVCFPRVVLADGEPRHLLARATSATQTLQMEDADRQWLQQRGTLLLGTSRPDYPPFEINVSLADYEGLSADYAGLIAEQLGIPIEVRRFASRHEAIAALRTGKIDMLGSSNGFEAADAQLSLSQPYADDLPVIVTRQNTSLQHGKDLAGLRLAMVDHYLPGEAVRALYPRAQLSLYRSTLAGLAAVELGEADAYLGDAISTDYLIGKSYQGMMKIDHFSQATPGKFAFAFANDNLRLRKLVDRAMARITESERLNILRRWSSGNTSLLLERHLSALSDEEKHWIASHPTVSVLVDTALAPLTFNDAHQHVSGITIDLLKQITLRTGLQFEFVEKATVQQMVEQVARGKAQMIGALGYGTERAAQLRYTRPYLVSPRVLVTRSQTPWPLQSRNLDGQRIALLHGSHLRAEVQRRFPQAKLVMVNNSLGLMEAVANGDADVAYSSYINASYYINHVFNGQLRIASVMGDEPAAAAFAVAPDQPQLQAILDKALMSIPPEELDQLINRWRTSTLVSDSPWRNYRTLALQVLVLSALLLAGVVFWNSYLRKLIHQRTEAQRALQTQLAFSRGLLEQLRQAKDEAEQASKTKSSFLANMSHEIRTPMNAVIGLLELALQDSRAGHCDTQTLQTAHDSAIGLLGLIGDILDISRIETGHMTLQPVATDLVDLVRSTLRVFEGNARIKGLHLQGDLPGEPLWVLADPLRLKQILSNLLSNAIKFTDRGDVITRLACKPSASGDTALVELGVSDAGIGIATQDQARLFNTFTQASGPRASQGAGLGLVISRNLAELMGGRLDLQSVEGVGTRVLVQLPLPLSAPSASVEHSAAADETDSRPLNVLVVDDYPANLMLLEKQLNSLGHQVTLAENGEKALALWQAHRFDLVITDCSMPVMDGHELARRIRQLEQERGQPACCMLGVTANAQAEERQRCLESGMDDCLFKPIGLRTLKAHLPHGLSRTPTSAPRASGFNLNELRHLTQGDQALTRRLLEQLTQSADEDLAALQALDTAADHEALHTLAHRIKGGAKMLRVRGVVKACEAIEQAHAQGLPTEALRLQLEVSLQALLRDLGDSLSSIAASS encoded by the coding sequence ATGAAACGTGTACTGGCCAGCTTGCCCCTGATCGTCAGCCTGGTCTGCTTCCCGCGCGTGGTGCTCGCCGACGGTGAGCCACGGCATTTACTGGCTCGCGCCACCAGTGCCACGCAAACGCTGCAAATGGAAGACGCAGACCGCCAGTGGCTGCAGCAGCGCGGCACGTTGTTGCTGGGGACTTCACGGCCGGATTACCCCCCCTTCGAGATAAACGTCAGCCTGGCCGATTACGAGGGCCTGAGTGCCGACTATGCCGGGCTGATCGCCGAACAGCTGGGCATCCCGATTGAAGTCAGACGGTTCGCCAGTCGCCACGAGGCGATCGCCGCGTTGCGCACAGGCAAGATCGACATGCTCGGCAGTTCCAACGGCTTCGAGGCTGCCGATGCCCAGCTCAGCCTGAGCCAGCCCTATGCCGATGACCTGCCGGTCATCGTGACTCGCCAGAACACCAGTTTGCAGCATGGCAAGGACCTGGCCGGGCTACGCCTGGCGATGGTCGACCACTACCTGCCTGGCGAGGCGGTCCGTGCACTCTATCCCAGGGCACAACTGAGCCTTTATCGCTCGACCCTGGCGGGGTTGGCAGCCGTCGAGCTGGGTGAGGCAGACGCCTACCTGGGGGATGCCATCAGCACCGATTACCTGATTGGCAAAAGTTACCAGGGCATGATGAAGATCGACCATTTCAGCCAGGCGACTCCCGGAAAGTTTGCCTTCGCCTTCGCCAACGACAACCTGCGGCTGCGCAAGCTCGTCGATCGCGCCATGGCCAGGATCACCGAAAGCGAACGCCTCAACATCCTGCGCCGCTGGAGCAGTGGCAATACCAGCCTGTTGCTGGAACGCCACCTGTCCGCGCTGTCTGACGAAGAGAAGCACTGGATAGCCAGCCACCCGACCGTGAGCGTGCTGGTCGACACCGCCCTCGCCCCCCTGACCTTCAACGACGCCCACCAGCATGTCAGCGGTATCACCATTGACCTGCTCAAGCAGATCACCCTGCGCACCGGCCTGCAGTTCGAGTTCGTCGAAAAGGCCACCGTGCAGCAGATGGTCGAACAAGTAGCACGCGGCAAGGCGCAAATGATCGGGGCACTGGGCTATGGCACAGAACGCGCGGCGCAGCTGCGCTACACCCGCCCCTATCTGGTCAGCCCAAGGGTGCTGGTGACACGCAGCCAGACGCCCTGGCCTCTGCAAAGCAGAAACCTCGACGGGCAGCGCATCGCCCTGCTCCATGGCTCCCACCTGCGCGCCGAAGTACAGCGCCGCTTTCCGCAGGCGAAACTGGTCATGGTCAATAACTCACTTGGCCTCATGGAAGCCGTGGCCAATGGCGATGCCGACGTCGCCTACAGCAGCTACATCAATGCGTCGTACTACATCAACCACGTGTTCAACGGGCAGCTGCGCATCGCCAGTGTCATGGGCGACGAGCCGGCTGCCGCCGCCTTTGCCGTTGCGCCTGACCAACCACAATTGCAGGCCATCCTCGACAAGGCATTGATGAGCATCCCCCCCGAAGAGCTGGATCAGCTGATTAACCGTTGGCGCACCAGCACCTTGGTCAGCGACAGCCCTTGGCGCAACTACCGCACACTGGCATTGCAAGTGCTGGTGCTGTCTGCCCTGCTGCTGGCGGGCGTGGTGTTCTGGAACAGCTACTTGCGCAAACTGATCCACCAGCGCACCGAAGCTCAACGCGCGCTGCAGACACAATTGGCCTTCAGCCGCGGGCTGCTGGAGCAGCTGCGCCAAGCCAAGGACGAAGCTGAACAGGCCAGCAAGACCAAAAGTTCGTTCCTGGCGAACATGAGCCATGAGATCCGTACCCCCATGAACGCGGTGATCGGCCTGCTGGAACTGGCTTTGCAGGACAGCCGTGCGGGTCACTGCGACACCCAGACCCTGCAAACCGCTCACGACTCTGCCATCGGCCTGCTCGGGCTGATTGGCGACATCCTCGACATCTCGCGCATTGAAACCGGGCACATGACCCTGCAGCCGGTGGCGACTGACCTGGTCGACCTGGTACGCAGCACCCTGCGCGTGTTCGAGGGCAATGCACGGATAAAAGGCCTGCACCTGCAAGGCGATCTGCCAGGCGAACCGCTCTGGGTCCTGGCTGACCCGTTGCGGCTCAAGCAGATCCTTTCCAACCTGCTGAGCAATGCCATCAAGTTCACCGACCGAGGCGACGTGATAACCCGCCTTGCATGCAAACCCTCGGCATCGGGCGACACCGCCTTGGTCGAGCTGGGCGTGAGCGACGCCGGCATCGGTATTGCCACCCAGGATCAGGCGCGGCTGTTCAACACCTTCACCCAGGCCTCAGGCCCACGGGCCAGCCAGGGTGCTGGCCTGGGCCTGGTGATCAGCCGCAACTTGGCAGAACTGATGGGGGGCAGGCTAGACCTGCAAAGCGTGGAAGGTGTCGGCACCCGGGTACTGGTCCAGTTGCCGCTGCCACTGAGCGCACCGTCGGCATCCGTGGAGCACAGCGCAGCTGCCGATGAAACCGACAGCAGGCCACTGAATGTGCTGGTGGTCGATGACTACCCTGCCAACCTGATGCTGCTGGAAAAACAGCTCAACAGCCTCGGCCACCAGGTGACGCTTGCCGAAAATGGCGAAAAGGCGCTGGCCCTGTGGCAAGCGCACAGATTCGACCTGGTCATCACTGACTGCAGCATGCCGGTGATGGATGGCCATGAGTTGGCCCGCAGGATTCGGCAGCTGGAGCAAGAACGCGGCCAGCCTGCCTGCTGCATGCTCGGGGTGACCGCCAATGCCCAGGCCGAGGAGCGTCAACGCTGCCTGGAGAGTGGTATGGACGACTGCCTGTTCAAGCCCATCGGGTTGCGGACATTGAAGGCTCACCTGCCGCACGGGCTCAGCCGCACACCGACTTCGGCCCCCAGGGCGAGCGGCTTCAACCTGAATGAACTGCGTCACCTGACCCAGGGTGACCAGGCGTTGACCAGGCGCCTGCTCGAACAACTCACGCAAAGTGCCGACGAAGACCTTGCCGCCCTGCAAGCGTTGGATACCGCCGCTGACCATGAGGCATTGCACACCCTCGCCCATCGCATCAAAGGGGGCGCCAAGATGCTGCGGGTACGCGGGGTGGTCAAGGCATGCGAGGCCATCGAGCAGGCACATGCCCAAGGGCTGCCGACAGAGGCACTGCGCCTGCAGCTGGAAGTGAGCCTGCAGGCGTTGTTGCGGGACCTGGGCGACAGCCTCAGTTCAATTGCAGCGTCGAGCTGA
- a CDS encoding response regulator transcription factor, giving the protein MTTVLIVDDHAIVRFSLRILLERERFKIVGEVSDGSEVAQAVRDLRPDVVVLDIGLPGLDGMEVIKRLQQLAPAPKIMVLTGQATDLYVRRCLDAGIGAFVTKGEDLEAVVFAIKALIKGYSTFPQMSVNSNTLESEPQRLGSLSNREMEVLRRLSRGENNKSIGTCMNLSAKTISTYRGRIMEKLKTESLVEMVDLAKRNHVN; this is encoded by the coding sequence ATGACAACCGTGCTGATCGTTGATGATCATGCCATCGTCCGTTTTTCCTTGCGTATTCTGCTCGAGCGCGAGCGCTTTAAAATCGTCGGCGAAGTCTCGGATGGCAGTGAAGTGGCGCAGGCTGTGCGCGACTTGCGCCCGGATGTAGTGGTGCTCGACATAGGGCTCCCCGGCCTGGATGGCATGGAGGTCATCAAACGCCTGCAGCAACTGGCCCCAGCACCGAAAATCATGGTGCTCACCGGGCAAGCCACCGATCTATACGTGCGCCGCTGCCTGGATGCCGGCATCGGTGCATTCGTCACCAAAGGCGAAGACCTCGAGGCCGTGGTGTTCGCCATCAAGGCACTGATCAAGGGCTACTCCACCTTTCCGCAAATGTCGGTCAACAGCAACACCCTGGAGAGCGAGCCGCAACGCCTGGGCAGCTTGTCCAACCGCGAGATGGAAGTGCTGCGGCGCTTGAGCCGGGGTGAAAACAACAAGAGCATCGGCACCTGCATGAACCTCAGTGCCAAGACCATCAGCACCTACCGTGGCCGCATCATGGAGAAGCTCAAGACCGAATCACTGGTGGAAATGGTTGATCTGGCCAAACGCAACCACGTCAACTGA
- a CDS encoding DUF1272 domain-containing protein produces MLELRPNCECCDTDLPGDSPDAMICSFECTFCRHCADSRLQGRCPNCGGQLLARPTRVGQALSNNPASTQRILKPHPTRA; encoded by the coding sequence ATGCTGGAGCTGCGCCCTAATTGCGAATGCTGTGATACCGATCTGCCGGGCGATAGCCCTGACGCCATGATCTGCTCGTTCGAATGCACCTTCTGCCGCCACTGCGCCGACAGCCGCTTGCAGGGGCGCTGCCCGAACTGCGGTGGCCAGTTGCTGGCCCGCCCTACGCGGGTGGGCCAGGCCCTGAGCAACAACCCTGCCTCGACCCAGCGCATCCTCAAGCCTCACCCCACCCGCGCCTGA
- a CDS encoding cobalamin biosynthesis protein has protein sequence MPALYAGFGCRRGCPVAVLERLLHEVLERHGLSATALRGIASVAGKADEPGLQQLAARHALPLVVFDVEQLQAFEPQLSHRSAVAYAHSGCWGVAESTALALANLNHANATLKVARQVLGPATLALACGR, from the coding sequence ATGCCGGCGCTGTACGCCGGCTTCGGTTGCCGCCGTGGCTGCCCAGTGGCGGTCCTCGAGCGCTTGTTGCATGAAGTGCTGGAACGTCATGGCCTGAGTGCCACAGCACTTCGCGGCATTGCCAGCGTCGCCGGCAAAGCCGATGAACCGGGCCTGCAACAACTCGCCGCCCGTCACGCCCTGCCATTGGTGGTTTTCGATGTCGAGCAATTGCAGGCATTCGAGCCACAACTCAGCCACCGCTCCGCAGTCGCCTACGCCCACAGCGGCTGCTGGGGCGTGGCCGAGAGCACGGCACTGGCCCTGGCCAACCTCAACCACGCAAACGCCACCCTCAAGGTGGCCCGGCAGGTGCTCGGCCCGGCTACCCTGGCGCTGGCCTGCGGCAGATAA
- a CDS encoding GntP family permease, whose amino-acid sequence MFGLATDTYLLLDALVTIVGLILLITHFKVHPFVALTLAAGFLGLTSGMPVAKVMKSFQDGFGGVLGFVGIVLALGTMLGKLMADSGGADQIAQTLIRAFGKKNVHWAMMFAAFLVGIPLFFEIGFVLLIPLVFIVARRSGVSLIKIGIPLLAGLSVVHGLVPPHPGPLLAIGIFHADIGKTIFYGLLVALPTAIIAGPLFGNFIARYIPGNPSQELMDQIAKESDQSNLPSFTITLVTVLLPVALMLLKTFADVVLPAEHIFRQWMDLIGHPITALLAALLLAFYTFGSARGFNRQQIMKMLDQSLAPTAAIVLIVGAGGGFKQMLVDTGVGNVIGQMAVQAQISPIMLAWLVAAVIRIATGSATVATITGAGIVAPVIDLVPGVNRELLVLATGAGSLILSHVNDAGFWLVKQYFNMTVAETFKTWSMMETILSIVGIIFIMALSTVV is encoded by the coding sequence ATGTTCGGACTGGCTACAGATACCTACCTGCTGCTCGACGCGCTGGTCACCATCGTCGGGCTGATCCTGCTGATCACCCATTTCAAGGTCCACCCCTTCGTCGCCCTGACCCTGGCTGCCGGTTTCCTCGGCCTGACCTCCGGCATGCCGGTGGCCAAGGTCATGAAGTCGTTCCAGGACGGTTTCGGTGGTGTGCTCGGCTTCGTCGGCATCGTCCTCGCCCTGGGCACGATGCTCGGCAAGCTGATGGCCGACTCCGGTGGCGCCGACCAGATCGCGCAAACCCTGATCCGCGCCTTCGGCAAGAAGAACGTGCATTGGGCAATGATGTTCGCCGCCTTCCTGGTCGGCATCCCGCTGTTCTTCGAGATCGGCTTCGTGCTGCTGATCCCGCTGGTGTTCATCGTCGCACGGCGCTCGGGGGTGTCGCTGATCAAGATCGGCATTCCGCTGCTGGCCGGGCTTTCGGTGGTGCATGGCCTGGTCCCGCCACACCCGGGCCCGCTGCTGGCGATCGGCATCTTCCACGCCGACATCGGCAAGACCATCTTCTATGGCCTGCTGGTTGCGTTGCCCACGGCGATCATCGCCGGCCCGCTGTTCGGCAACTTCATTGCCCGCTACATCCCGGGCAACCCGTCGCAGGAGCTGATGGACCAGATTGCCAAGGAGTCGGACCAGAGCAACCTGCCAAGCTTCACCATCACTCTGGTCACCGTGCTGCTGCCCGTGGCGCTGATGCTGCTCAAGACCTTCGCCGACGTGGTACTGCCGGCCGAGCACATCTTCCGCCAGTGGATGGACCTGATCGGCCACCCGATCACCGCGCTGCTCGCCGCCCTGTTGCTGGCCTTCTACACCTTCGGTTCGGCCCGCGGCTTCAACCGCCAGCAGATCATGAAGATGCTCGACCAGAGCCTGGCACCGACGGCGGCCATCGTGCTGATCGTCGGCGCCGGTGGCGGCTTCAAGCAGATGCTGGTGGATACCGGCGTGGGCAACGTGATCGGGCAGATGGCCGTGCAGGCCCAGATATCACCGATCATGCTGGCCTGGCTGGTGGCGGCGGTGATCCGCATCGCCACAGGTTCGGCGACCGTGGCGACCATTACCGGCGCCGGCATCGTCGCCCCGGTAATCGACCTGGTGCCCGGGGTCAACCGTGAACTGCTGGTACTGGCCACCGGCGCCGGCTCGCTGATCCTGTCCCACGTCAACGACGCCGGGTTCTGGCTGGTGAAGCAGTACTTCAACATGACCGTGGCCGAAACCTTCAAGACCTGGAGCATGATGGAGACGATCCTGTCGATCGTAGGCATCATCTTCATCATGGCGCTGTCGACAGTGGTGTGA